In one Platichthys flesus chromosome 3, fPlaFle2.1, whole genome shotgun sequence genomic region, the following are encoded:
- the LOC133937188 gene encoding phospholipid-transporting ATPase ID-like, with protein sequence MSFFGLDCVRKKETELERKLRANDREYNLSFRYATNAIKTCKYNFFTFLPLNLFEQFQRIANAYFLFLLVLQVIPEISSLSWFTTVVPLVLVLSVTAAKDATDDINRHRSDNQVNTRKAQVLIDRKLRSEKWMDVQVGDIIKLENNQFVTADLLLLSSSEPLNLVYIETAELDGETNLKVRQALPVTGDLGDDIEKLADFNGEVRCEAPNNRLDRFTGTLSYADQKYSLDNEKILLRGCTLRNTEWCFGLVLFGGPETKLMQNCGKSTFKRTSIDRLMNVLVLCIFGFLAFMCTILAIGNLFWEMNEGSKFTVFLPRQKSTDAGFSAFLTFWSYVIILNTVVPISLYVSVEIIRLGNSFYIDWDRKMYYARSDTPAEARTTTLNEELGQIKYIFSDKTGTLTQNIMTFNKCSINGKSYGDVFDYTGQRLEVSELTETVDFSFNPLADPRFVFHDHALVEAVKLENPEVHDFFRLLSLCHTVMAEEKKEGELLYLAQSPDEGALVTAARNFGFVFRSRTPDSVTIVEMGRQRSYELLTILDFNNVRKRMSVIVRSPEGKLSLYCKGADTIIYERLHQSCSKLMEVTTEQLNEFAGEGLRTLVLAYKDLDEEYFNEWKQRQHEASTSMDDREGKLDQLYEEIEKDLLLLGATAIEDKLQDGVPQTIEQLSKADIKIWVLTGDKQETAENIGFSCNLLREEMNEIFTVSGNSPEDVREELRNARTSMKPDSVDSVLLPGASLVKGVMLDEEVKGEHGLVINGHSLAYALERSMQLEFLRTACMCKAVICCRVTPLQKAQVVELVKKYKQVVTLAIGDGANDVSMIKAAHIGVGISGQEGMQAVLSSDFSFAQFRFLQRLLLVHGRWSYLRMCKFLRYFFYKNFTFTFVHFWYGFFCGFSAQTVYDEWFITLYNLVYTALPVLGMSLFDQDVNDVWSFQHPQLYVPGQLNLYFSKKAFFKCALHSVYSSLVLFFIPYAAMHNTVRDDGKDVADYQSFALLTQTCLLFAVSIQLGLEMSYWTAVNTFFVLGSLVMYFGVTFTMYSNGMFLMLPPAFPFIGTSRNSLNQPNVWLTILLTSTLCVLPVITFRFLVIQLCPTINDKVMYKVRQTKATLPPPPRRTRIRRTSTRRSGYAFSHAQGYGELVTSRRFLRRPAVSGSSGLANTGRTTMGFSPMGRSAGYSPTGRPQNVKVQDVEVTSLQMYKTIRDPAL encoded by the exons ACAAACGCCATCAAGACGTGCAAGTACAACTTCTTCACCTTCCTGCCCCTCAACCTGTTCGAGCAATTCCAGAGGATCGCAAACGCCTACTTCCTTTTTCTGCTGGTGCTCCAG gtGATTCCTGAaatctcctctctgtcctggtTCACCACGGTCGTGCCTCTGGTCCTCGTGCTGTCGGTGACGGCAGCCAAAGATGCCACCGATGACATC AATCGTCACCGGAGCGACAATCAAGTCAACACCAGAAAAGCCCAAGTTCTTATTGATAGAAA GCTGCGGAGTGAGAAGTGGATGGACGTGCAGGTGGGCGACATCATCAAGCTGGAAAACAACCAGTTCGTCACC GCCGACCTCCTGTTGCTCTCCAGCAGTGAACCACTCAACCTGGTTTACATCGAGACAGCAGAGCTCGACGG AGAAACCAACCTGAAGGTGAGGCAGGCTCTGCCCGTCACAGGAGACCTGGGGGACGACATCGAAAAACTGGCTGACTTCAATG GCGAGGTGCGATGTGAAGCCCCCAACAATCGGCTGGACCGCTTCACGGGGACGCTGTCCTACGCCGATCAGAAGTACTCGCTGGACAACGAGAAGATCCTGCTGCGAGGCTGCACCCTGAGGAACACCGAGTGGTGCTTCGGGCTGGTGCTGTTCGGAG GTCCAGAGACGAAGCTGATGCAGAACTGTGGGAAGAGCACGTTCAAGAGGACCAGCATCGATCGACTGATGAACGTCCTCGTCCTCTGT ATTTTCGGCTTCCTGGCCTTCATGTGCACCATCCTGGCGATAGGAAACTTGTTCTGGGAGATGAACGAGGGCTCCAAGTTCACGGTCTTCCTGCCGAGGCAGAAGAGCACCGATGCCGGTTTCTCCGCCTTCCTCACCTTCTGGTCCTACGTCATCATCCTCAACACCGTGGTTCCCATCTCGCTCTACGTCAG TGTGGAGATCATTCGGCTCGGGAACAGCTTCTACATTGACTGGGACAGGAAGATGTACTACGCTCGCAGCGACACCCCCGCCGAGGCTCGGACCACCACCCTGAACGAGGAGCTGGGTCAAATCAAGTACATCTTCAGTGACAAAACGGGGACGCTCACTCAGAATATCATGACTTTCAACAAGTGCTCCATCAACGGCAAATCCTACG GAGACGTGTTCGACTACACCGGACAAAGACTAGAAGTTTCTGAG CTTACGGAGACGGTGGACTTCTCCTTCAACCCTCTGGCCGACCCCCGCTTCGTGTTCCACGACCACGCGCTGGTGGAGGCGGTGAAGCTGGAGAACCCGGAGGTTCATGACTTCTTCAGGCTGCTGAGTCTCTGCCACACCGTCATggctgaggagaagaaggaag GCGAGCTGCTCTACCTGGCCCAGTCTCCAGATGAGGGAGCTCTGGTAACGGCAGCCAGAAACTTTGGATTCGTGTTCCGCTCACGAACGCCGGACAGCGTAACCATCGTGGAGATGGGACGGCAGCGCAGCTACGAGCTCCTGACCATCCTGGATTTCAACAACGTCCGCAAGAGGATGTCCGTCATAG TTCGGAGTCCGGAGGGGAAACTCTCTCTCTACTGTAAAGGTGCCGACACGATCATCTACGAGAGGCTGCATCAGTCCTGCAGCAAACTGATGGAAGtcaccacagagcagctgaac GAGTTTGCAGGGGAGGGTCTGCGGACGCTGGTGCTGGCCTACAAGGATCTGGATGAGGAGTATTTCAACGAGTGGAAACAGCGCCAACATGAGGCCAGCACGTCCATGGACGACCGGGAGGGCAAACTGGACCAGCTGTACGAGGAGATCGAGAAGGATCTGCTG CTGCTCGGAGCAACAGCGATAGAAGACAAGTTACAGGACGGAGTCCCTCAGACTATTGAGCAACTCTCCAAAGCCGACATCAAAATATGGGTTTTGACCGGAGACAAGCAAG AAACGGCTGAAAACATCGGTTTCTCGTGCAACCTGCTTCGAGAGGAGATGAACGAGATCTTCACCGTCTCCGGCAACTCCCCAGAGGACGTCCGAGAGGAGCTGAG AAATGCCCGAACCTCCATGAAACCAGATTCAGTGGATTCAGTGTTGCTGCCGGGAGCGAGTCTGGTGAAAGGAGTGATGTTggatgaggaggtgaagggagaaCACGGCCTGGTCATCAACGGCCACAGTCTG GCGTACGCCCTGGAGCGCAGCATGCAGCTGGAGTTCCTGCGCACGGCGTGCATGTGTAAAGCAGTGATCTGCTGCAGGGTGACTCCTCTGCAGAAGGCTCAGGTGGTGGAGTTGGTCAAAAAGTACAAGCAGGTGGTGACACTGGCCATCGGAGACGGAGCCAACGACGTGAGCATGATCAAAG CCGCTCACATCGGCGTGGGCATCTCGGGTCAGGAGGGGATGCAGGCGGTGCTGTCCAGCGACTTCTCCTTCGCCCAGTTCCGCTTCctgcagcgcctcctgctggtgCACGGCCGCTGGTCCTACCTGCGCATGTGCAAGTTCCTGCGCTACTTCTTCTATAAGAACTTCACCTTCACCTTCGTCCACTTCTGGTACGGCTTCTTCTGCGGCTTCTCGGCACAG ACGGTGTACGATGAGTGGTTTATAACACTTTACAACCTGGTGTACACAGCACTACCTGTGCTGGGGATGAGTCTGTTTGATCAG gATGTGAACGACGTGTGGAGTTTCCAGCACCCTCAGCTCTACGTCCCCGGTCAACTCAACCTCTACTTCAGCAAGAAGGCCTTCTTCAAGTGCGCCCTGCACAGCGTCTACAGCTCCCTGGTGCTCTTCTTCATCCCCTACGCCGCCATGCACAACACGGTGAGGGACGATGGGAAGGACGTCGCCGACTACCAGTCCTTCGCCCTCCTCACCCAGACGTGTCTGCTGTTCGCCGTCAGCATCCAG CTGGGGCTGGAGATGTCCTACTGGACGGCGGTGAACACCTTCTTCGTTCTGGGCAGCCTGGTCATGTACTTTGGCGTCACCTTCACCATGTACAGTAACGGCATGTTTCTCATGTTGCCACCGGCTTTTCCCTTCATCG gAACATCCCGTAACTCTCTGAATCAGCCCAACGTTTGGCTGACGATCCTCCTCACCTCGACTCTGTGCGTCCTCCCCGTGATCACCTTCCGCTTCCTGGTGATTCAGCTCTGCCCCACCATCAATGACAAG GTGATGTACAAGGTGAGACAAACCAAAGCGacccttccacctcctcctcgccgCACCCGCATCCGCCGCACCAGCACCCGCCGCTCAGGCTACGCCTTCTCGCACGCGCAGGGCTACGGGGAGCTGGTGACATCCAGACGCTTCCTGCGGCGTCCGGCTGTCTCGGGATCTTCGGGTTTAGCAAACACGGGTCGCACCACCATGGGCTTCAGTCCGATGGGACGGTCGGCCGGATACAGCCCGACGGGACGTCCCCAGAATGTCAAGGTCCAGGATGTGGAGGTGACGTCTCTCCAGATGTACAAAACGATCAGAGACCCCGCCCTCTGA